The Glycine soja cultivar W05 chromosome 4, ASM419377v2, whole genome shotgun sequence genomic sequence TTTTAGCTTCTGCTTTTCCAACTCACCAGCTGCTCGTAGACACAGCCTTGCTCTTGTGCTCTGAAATGTAGGCCAATAAATCATCACTTATTAGCTAAGTCTTACAACCTAATTTATGAAATATAACAATGGTATGCTTAGGATCAAGCCACACTGCATCAACATGTCATTGGCTTAAGTGAAATTGGGTTCAGATCTCCTAAGCAAGATCTCAAATTCTCTCAAATTCATTTGAGTTTTGCATATGAAAAGgtgattgaaagaaaaaatctcATTAAAGATGATTGACAAAATTGTTAGGCACAAACTAATTATTAGTAAAGTTTATGAATATTCCACACCAATatcacagtgataaaaaatatcatatagtaAGTGTGACGCTTTTATCAATTCAACTATTTGCGttgaaaatatttctaaaaaagaaTTACTATTTCATCATATATACTACTTTATTTTTACgtataatatgatatttaaagTATAAGTAAATTTATACTAACAGATTGCATGCCTTTGGTATAGATGATCATATGATTTAATGGTTGGAATGATATAATTTAacttctaacaaaaaaatttattgaagcATCATATTACTAAGTTTGTCACCTGCTGTCATTTGATCTTATCACATGCATATATAAAAGAACAAACAAAGAATGATTACCAGTCCAAGGCCATCCAAGGCTGCACTGATTGTTGCAACATCGCTATTAGAACCATCAGCAGACAACGGAAGTTGCTCTAGTTGCTCCAAGTACACTACATTCTGCATTCCCAAGCTATCATCCAATTCAGCCTCATAGGCCTGGTGTTGCAATATGCTAACATTGGCAACTTCTGGAAGTTCTGCCAAATCGCTCATCTGAGCAGTGTGGAACAAGAGTTGCAAAACAGCATCTGAGTTTTTCACCACAATCAATTGTCCATTTCCGTTGCAGAAAATAAATGTTCCAAAGGGCCTATAAGGGCTCAACTCAACAAAATTCGCCACTGTCCCAAGTAACAAACTTGTGCTTCCCATGAGAATACACGCAGCATGGCTTGTAACACTCGCTGCGTTTGTCATCACAGTTTTGTAAAATTCAGAAATTAAACTAGCCCTTGTTGGATCCTGGGTGGAAGTTTTGGAATTGGGATTCAAGAATTGGAGAACAGAACCAAAAGTTTGCTTAATAGAAGCCAAGCGAGAAAGCAAAATCCTTGGCACTATGTCATATCTCAAAACAAAGTGTATGAAATAGCGAGACCAATTTTCTCTCCTTGAAGCGTGAGAGAATATATGATTGCCAATTAAGGGAGACCCAAAAGTGACACAAAAGGGTGGCGTGGGTTTTTGGATTTTTGTAGGGTTAAGATACTCTTCCAATGCCCAAAAGGTAGCAAGAATGGCTATTGCAGCACCAGAGGAGTGCCCCGTAAACACTACTTGCTTCCCATCTCCAATAGCCTTATTCACCTACACAATTTGACGGTTTATTTGCTTAAGTCAGCGTAATTAACCAAAAATAGAAACCATCACGATAACTGAAAGAAACtaccagaaaaagaaaattgaacaacaaactGTCTTATTAGTCACGAGGAGTTCAAAACATCAAATTGCAACACGTGGAATTGATCCAAAGAAAGTACTACAAACAACGTCTTCTAACTAACATCTATTCAAGGTTGACAGTTAGTTTAGTTACATACCTCGGCTTTAAAGCTAGTTTTCAATACGCGATCGAATCTCTTTGCGAAGCCTTCGTTCACCAAAGCAGGTTCATCGTTACCAATACTTCTGAGTGAAGGAAATTGGGTAGGATCTATCTTGGATCCGCCAAAGGGTTTGCTAAAAAACCATTCAGCGGGATCCCAAGATCCCGAGAAGCTGAAAACATGGTATGTCCCCGAAGAAGTCCGAACCTTATCGTAAAAGTAGAGCTTGTCCGTTGACTTGTGATTGTGAGCTTTGGAGGCCAAACCACACACCCTCTTGATCACATCTTCCTTCAATCCAAGGTTATCTCCAAGCAACCCTCCAGCCATGTTGTCCCTCTAATTCTATAAAGTTTTGGAAATTTTTGAGTTTGGTTAATTTTCAGAACTTCTGCATCTTGGTATTATATAAAGGGGGAACTAACTAGGACATATTGAATTACTACTGAATTGACCAAGACCTTGTAGTTTCACATAGCTTTGTTCTTGCTTTGATGGTTTCTTTTTAAATGGGAATGGAATTATATTATCGAAGTGACGATAAAAGTCTACACTAAAGTTGGTTCAAATTCGTATCACCAATAAAAGTGAAGCAAGCGTCAGGAAGCTACGGGTGACTTTGCTCTTTTACGCGGAACTTGCTAACCagagtatatattttattctcaaaATTAAGGGCGTTTCCGCTATGTTAACATTGATAGTAATCTGTGTTCCTGATTAAATGATTTGATGTTTGAATTCTGaccttaaatattaatattagtgagtaatgtctaaaatatttggtatctttgtttatttatttctcatgtaatttgatttatatttaagctaaaataaaattgatttgacaattttttctattctagattttatcttcttttatattaatttatattaattatcacATTCATTTAAGTTAAAATCTATCTAATGCGATGCAccgttaaattttttatggCATGAACAgatattttctataattttgaatgattatttatatttaaatataaaaataataaaaagattaattaactattttaatttttcattataattaatttagaaattattaaataaacaatgtCTTTCCATgtattaaacataaataaattatcaaataattgattattttattcttctaaaAGATACATGTATATAAAAGACAATTAAGATTCACTCCCATAAATTGCAATTGccaaaaattcatatatttaaaaatctaGTAACAATAATTTGATAATACTTAAATGTTttcattcaaaagaaaaaaaaattaacattttgatacaaaaattatattattttggtttCAAACCATGGCTATTCTTCGTTGGAGACAATCTTATTTGGATAAAATTGAACCATTATATAAATGTTAATATAatcacttaaattttttatagccatttttaaattaaaaatagagtaaatactTAAACTAAGATACTCTTAGAatggtaataaaaaaatgaaaatatcaaaattattaaaaataatatatcatggTTAAACTACAGTAATAATTTAATCtcttatttgaagaaaaacatcaattaatagaaaataatgtaTAAACTTACTTAAACCTAATCAATATTAACTTAATCtttcaacattttatttttgaagatgaattttttttatatattttacaaacaaatatcttaacaatattttatctcaagaatacaaataaaattttaaatgaaaattatgatattagaatattttaaaaaatattcaaactactttcacaaaaataaaaacttatattcTGCAATTTACTTTACAAAATTGACTATACAGTTTACATCGCGATGTCTCAtaatccacttttttttttctaaatgtagtattatataaaataatgactTCATTAAGGATATGAGATATGGCGATGGTAATTTAAATATCCTAAATCATCAACTAAACTCGTGGATGTTTAATGGGCCAAGTAAGAAATCTGAATACATTGAATCATGAAGGgatatgctaggtgcacccatcAATATttctggtgcacccagcaattcatTGAAAGGTCAATTTtgcccttcatttaaaaaaataaaaagcatttttttccctctttcgGAAGCATTCTCTCTTTTCACTGAGTCTCTTCCGCAAAagcttcttctcttctctcttccccGACGAGCTTCTTCTCCGCGAGGCTTCTCCGGCAGCCCTTGGACCCATTTGCATTCGAGGTAGGTGGCCTTCTTCTTAGCTTTGGTTTTGTTATGCACTACATTAGGGTAGGTTAGTGTAACCTTAGGTTAGTGGAACCTTAAGGTAGAAGACggaaccttaggatagaagaCGCTGGAAAAAATGGCGACAGCTTGGTGACGGTGGCGCCTTCCGGGAGACCCGttaggggttcttccggaacttccggaagaaggtcttccggaagattTCCGGAAGAATAGTTGTTCCGGAACCACTGAAACGTCTTCCGGAAGTACTGGTCTTCCGGAAAGCTCCCGGAACACCTATTCCgaaaagtttccggaagaagtggttggTCCGaaaacattccggaagaagggttcTTCCGGATGACCTTTCGGTGGTTCCAGAAGCACTTTCCGGAAGAGCCCTTTTTCCGGAATATTTTCGAAaaaaccacttcttccggaagttttttttttttaaatattgtttttgttaattgtttcagtttattttttatatcattttagttGAGTActttactaattatttaattttaaattacttatgtattttttataaatgaagtagttaatttttataaataaagttgtgtatgcttggaatttttttttcccatttttgttttattgttatatataatttaagttgtgtatgtttactaattatatattttgaaattagttgtgtttttttgtctataaataaacttttttattttattataaataaagttgtttattttattataaatgaagtatttttttataaatgaagttgtttaatttttttttaaaattaagttgtgtatgtttaataattaattatttgtatattaGTTGTGgttttttagaaatgaagttttttttttaaattaagttgtggatgtttagtaattaattatttttatattagttgtgttttttttataaatgaagttgtttatttttttttaaattaagttgtggatgtttagtaattaattatttttatattagttatgtttttttttataattgaagttgtttattttttttaaacattaagttgtggatgtttactaaataattgagttgtgtttttttataaatgaatttttttaaattttttttaaattaagttgtggatgtttattaattaatttttttttacattagttgtggttttttataaatgaatttttttttttaaaattaagttgtggatgtttagtaatgaattatttttatattagttgttttttttttataaatgaagttgtttattttttttttaaaattaagttgtggatgtttactaaataatttagttgtgttttttttagaaatgaagtttcttatttttttaaaattaagtcgtggatgtttactaattaattttttttacattagttgtgtttttttttaaatgaagttgtttaattttttttaaaattatgttgtgtatgttttaaaataatttgatttaagttagttttatttgtttataaataaagttttttttataaagaaaattgtatatattttgaccgaaaaaaatacatgttcgacatgatttgcagatcatggccaaaacacgaggtttaggtcgtgtcataggtagagttgtaggcagagatagaCCTGCTGACCAGGATGCTGCTGATGTTCCtgagaggcgtaggcctactgcctTAGCCCGTAGGTTAcgcgttcatcagatgactacggagggacgtgatatggctgaggacgtCGCTGACATGACTGACGATGTTCCTGAGCAGGCTTcggaggcacctgagatgcgtgAGGACGCACAGGGTGCTAATAGTGGTGAGGGGTCAGATAGTGATGATGCTGCtgagggattccctggtggtccacgtgacccgtcagtgctcacatcatttgccgagcatgttgcacatgctgtttggagtggacaggtattttaatttgttaattatttatcattgttgatttatttgtttgtgattaatttttttaataattgtataatttgtacttcaaatcaggaacgtcctgatttgaagttagtgtcacatgggaggaagatgacactgattgggaggccagtgcctgagattgaaggcctggtggctgtcacaggattaagtccattgatcgattgttcagttattactggcAATCCTGGACTgatatccgcatttgtggagaggtggcacggtgagactagcaccttccaccttcctgtaggagagctgacgatcacattggatgatgtgtcgtcaATCCTACATTTGCCCATCACTGGCGCCTTACACAGTTTCCACGCTCTTTCTACAGAGGAGGCCAGATTTTTGCTGACGGAGTTGCTAGAGGTGTCTGCCAAGGAGGCTAGAGCCAAGACAGCACTCACACGTGGAGCATATGTACGTTTAGGATGGGTTCGAGACATTTATGAGACGAGATTTCAGGCCCGGCGGTTGATTGTCGCAGCTCGCGCTTATCTGCTGCAccttgtcggttgcactctttttgctaataagagtgcaacatacgtgcatgtggttaaccttgacgctttccgggacctcgctcatagtggtggttacgcttggggagttgccgcgctggttcatatctatgaccagttagatgaggcttgtaggaccaccaTCCGATagcttgcggggtacttgacgctacttcaggtaaattttgtgtttattaatatgttacgtTCGATTATGAttcaaacatgtttttatgttatgttaacctcaattattgtgtagtgctggatctatgagcacttccctagtgtgcaccagtgcgtgactgacgatacataccaggagacgtccccacgtgcttcccggtggttgacgtcgaaggcgcacatgaagggAATCACAGGAGCATCctacagggcacgttgtgatggtttgaccgtcacagatgtgtcctggttgccgTACACAGAGCATCGGGGGGTTAGGTCGTTTCAGGAGATTTCATCTTTCCAGGGTCAGTTGAGATGGGGTCATATGGTCGTCACAGctcgaccggagagggtggtacgcCAGTTCGGTTACATCCAGAGCATACCTCTACCGCCTGTTAGTGCACGATTGTCACATGATCAGATAAATGACAGGTGGATGCAGTTTGCAGATCACTTACTACCTGCGGGTCAGCTTTGTCTAGTGCCTGGGTaggtatctgcggattacatggagtggtttttccgcatatctcacccATTCATGATACCGACCCAGGCAGGTGACCAACGGAGGGATGCACCAGCTGCAGACCCTGAGGACTACATACAGTcgcccagcccccaggttccagtagcatttgacccccctccacatgtggtaagattatttgcgcgtttaatgttttatgagttgttatttattttaaatttcataataaatgtttttaatgactttgacaggatgattacgagggatatgaggcgattgcacagaggttggagcgtgtgctcaaccttaggatagtcactgcaagcacagagttatatgacattatgcagGACTGTCTGACGATCGCGAGAGGGGGACTCAGTGCTGATGGA encodes the following:
- the LOC114409780 gene encoding protein EDS1L-like — encoded protein: MAGGLLGDNLGLKEDVIKRVCGLASKAHNHKSTDKLYFYDKVRTSSGTYHVFSFSGSWDPAEWFFSKPFGGSKIDPTQFPSLRSIGNDEPALVNEGFAKRFDRVLKTSFKAEVNKAIGDGKQVVFTGHSSGAAIAILATFWALEEYLNPTKIQKPTPPFCVTFGSPLIGNHIFSHASRRENWSRYFIHFVLRYDIVPRILLSRLASIKQTFGSVLQFLNPNSKTSTQDPTRASLISEFYKTVMTNAASVTSHAACILMGSTSLLLGTVANFVELSPYRPFGTFIFCNGNGQLIVVKNSDAVLQLLFHTAQMSDLAELPEVANVSILQHQAYEAELDDSLGMQNVVYLEQLEQLPLSADGSNSDVATISAALDGLGLSTRARLCLRAAGELEKQKLKNEEKIKKEIQEKAVPSMTKLQNYKTTCEMHKGKGYYDAFKVQNEENDFQANVKRLVLAGVWDEVIEMLKRYELPDEFEGNSKWIEHGTEFRRLVEPLDIANYHRHLKNEDTGPYMIRARPKRYRYTQRWLEHAKRVPKPAPITESTFWAEVEELYSWINSKRHLDDEVKQRVVQLQKDLKKWTDDEKVLTKDTFLKDPNFIRWWDILPQELRVTSF